In Mucilaginibacter celer, one DNA window encodes the following:
- a CDS encoding HAD family hydrolase: MDNSLKNAYDSIIFDLDGTLWDSTANVALAWQTAISKVDYINEPMTQERVRSITGMTYDAIFDKLFPELNAEQRKEVQTLCGISELEILHTKGGELYPELKETLEYLGAKYKLYIVSNCQNGYIELFLDLNGLHAHFLGHQCFGTKGNPKADNIKDVVNDHDLKSPVYVGDTMGDYNAAKTAGVPFIFANYGFGVVPDGMVATISSFAALQELL; encoded by the coding sequence ATGGATAACTCGCTTAAAAACGCTTACGACAGTATAATATTTGACCTGGATGGTACCCTGTGGGACAGCACCGCCAACGTAGCCCTTGCCTGGCAAACCGCAATAAGCAAGGTTGATTACATTAACGAACCCATGACCCAGGAGCGCGTACGCTCTATCACCGGCATGACATACGATGCCATTTTTGATAAACTATTCCCCGAACTAAATGCCGAACAACGTAAAGAGGTACAAACCTTATGCGGCATCAGCGAGTTGGAAATACTGCATACCAAAGGCGGCGAGCTTTACCCGGAGCTTAAAGAAACGCTCGAATATCTTGGTGCCAAATATAAGCTGTATATAGTAAGCAACTGCCAAAACGGCTATATCGAACTGTTTTTGGATTTAAACGGCCTGCATGCGCATTTTTTGGGGCACCAGTGCTTCGGTACCAAAGGCAACCCAAAGGCCGATAATATAAAAGATGTGGTTAACGATCATGATTTAAAATCGCCGGTGTATGTTGGCGATACTATGGGCGATTATAATGCCGCCAAAACAGCCGGTGTTCCTTTTATTTTTGCCAACTACGGCTTCGGCGTTGTACCTGATGGCATGGTAGCCACAATCAGCAGCTTTGCAGCTTTACAGGAGCTGTTATAG
- a CDS encoding AraC family transcriptional regulator, with protein sequence MLQSIPTIDICTLADDIKQDDILISRFAPYLDAHKNLFFPHRHSFYHLVLFTDGAGSHTIDFESFTVKPGQIYFMVPGQVHSWSFEGFTDGYIINFSGSFIQSFLLRSGYFDNFSFLSSSNPADEVIDIPAEHLPVIINLFESIIAEAESNEAMGSDMVKLLMLQIFIQLSRIQGKDENRGRQGYNHTLIRNFQKMIEQHYIDVKLPKDYAEMLYITPNHLNAVCKDVLGLPAGEVIRNRTLLEAKRLLTNPKLSISEIAFNLNFSDNSYFTKFFKKIEGITPEEFRKKTLNNKQ encoded by the coding sequence ATGTTACAAAGCATTCCAACAATTGATATTTGCACGCTTGCCGATGATATTAAACAGGACGATATCCTGATAAGCCGGTTCGCACCATACCTGGATGCTCACAAAAACCTTTTCTTCCCTCACAGACATTCTTTTTATCACCTGGTATTGTTTACCGATGGAGCAGGTTCGCATACCATCGATTTTGAAAGCTTTACAGTTAAGCCGGGCCAGATTTACTTTATGGTTCCGGGCCAGGTGCATTCCTGGAGTTTTGAGGGTTTTACCGATGGATATATCATTAACTTTTCAGGTTCATTTATCCAGTCATTTTTATTAAGATCGGGTTACTTTGATAATTTTAGTTTTTTAAGCAGTTCCAATCCCGCCGACGAAGTTATCGATATTCCGGCCGAACATCTGCCCGTAATAATAAACCTGTTTGAAAGCATTATTGCCGAAGCGGAGAGTAATGAGGCAATGGGGAGCGATATGGTTAAATTACTGATGCTGCAAATTTTTATACAATTAAGCAGGATCCAGGGCAAAGACGAGAACCGCGGGCGGCAGGGCTACAATCATACGCTGATCCGCAATTTTCAGAAAATGATAGAGCAGCATTATATCGATGTAAAACTCCCTAAAGATTATGCCGAAATGCTTTATATCACCCCAAATCATTTAAATGCAGTTTGCAAGGATGTGCTCGGCCTGCCTGCCGGCGAGGTGATCCGTAACCGTACGCTGCTTGAGGCCAAGCGCCTGTTAACCAATCCTAAATTGAGCATAAGCGAAATTGCCTTTAACCTTAATTTTAGTGATAACTCCTACTTTACCAAATTCTTTAAAAAAATAGAAGGAATTACCCCCGAAGAGTTCAGAAAAAAAACCTTAAACAATAAACAATGA
- a CDS encoding ABC transporter ATP-binding protein, whose translation MIAINNVHKVFNRGKANQVNAVNGISIDIADEEFLMIVGSNGSGKTTLLNLIAGTELPGEGTISIDSSDASKLPDYKRSQWIARVFQNPLSGTAPDLSILDNFRLAALRTKPKGLSIGVNDAFKKQVKEKIATLGMGLQDKIEQPMGSLSGGQRQALTLLMSVMDSCKVLLLDEPTAALDPRSAEVVMRTADSLIRDFKLTAVLITHNLKDAFTYGTRIIRMSEGMIINDLSRDQKAALKQNELYEWFA comes from the coding sequence ATGATAGCGATAAACAACGTACACAAGGTATTTAACAGGGGTAAGGCCAACCAGGTAAACGCAGTTAACGGCATCAGTATTGATATTGCTGATGAGGAGTTTTTGATGATTGTTGGCTCTAATGGATCGGGCAAAACCACCTTACTCAATTTAATTGCAGGCACAGAGTTGCCGGGCGAAGGCACCATCAGTATTGATAGTAGCGACGCAAGTAAACTCCCCGATTACAAACGCAGCCAATGGATAGCCCGCGTTTTTCAAAACCCGCTGAGCGGTACGGCACCCGACCTGAGCATTTTGGATAACTTTAGGCTGGCGGCACTCCGCACCAAACCCAAAGGCTTGTCCATAGGCGTTAATGATGCTTTTAAAAAACAGGTGAAGGAAAAAATAGCCACCCTGGGCATGGGGCTGCAGGATAAAATAGAACAGCCAATGGGCTCTCTTTCGGGCGGGCAACGCCAGGCTCTAACTTTGTTGATGAGTGTGATGGATAGCTGTAAAGTTTTGCTGCTGGATGAACCTACAGCAGCCCTCGATCCCCGATCGGCCGAAGTAGTGATGCGCACAGCCGATTCGCTGATCCGCGATTTTAAGTTGACGGCTGTACTTATAACGCATAATTTAAAGGACGCTTTTACGTATGGTACTCGGATAATACGAATGTCTGAAGGTATGATCATCAATGATTTAAGCCGGGATCAGAAAGCTGCCCTGAAGCAAAATGAGCTGTACGAATGGTTTGCCTGA
- a CDS encoding DUF983 domain-containing protein, which translates to MKTTEHKLTAWQAFAHAKCPRCRRGDLFITGMYEFKGQEMHKTCSHCGLVYEREPGYFYVAMFASYALNVAEMVTLAVAISVLTGSSNPWLYVSIILGVAVVLSPFNYRYSRVMLLHWLTPGLHFHPEMSEDKAE; encoded by the coding sequence ATGAAAACCACCGAACATAAACTTACTGCCTGGCAGGCCTTTGCGCATGCCAAATGTCCACGCTGCAGGCGCGGCGATCTTTTTATTACCGGCATGTACGAGTTTAAAGGACAGGAAATGCATAAAACCTGTTCGCACTGCGGATTGGTATACGAGCGGGAACCCGGTTACTTTTATGTAGCCATGTTTGCCAGCTATGCATTAAACGTTGCCGAAATGGTTACGCTGGCCGTCGCCATCAGTGTTTTAACCGGCAGCAGCAATCCGTGGCTTTATGTTAGTATAATTTTAGGTGTGGCCGTAGTATTGTCGCCGTTTAATTACAGATATTCGAGGGTGATGCTATTGCATTGGCTTACACCGGGGTTACACTTTCATCCCGAAATGAGCGAAGATAAAGCTGAATGA
- a CDS encoding ABC transporter substrate-binding protein produces MKFIKYISAAFLLVALVSCKPKTKSMQVPVVGFVDAFEDATISQARTGFTDALKKNGFSEEKKTVQIEYSNAQGDIPTLTQIVNHFVSDNVDLLATCTTLSTVTALQKTKTIPVFAMVSPTPERMKVLDANGKGPANLLGALEELNYIDTSFTIIPKLLKPKEAKLVIGMIYNQSEPQSADALERIKSLAAKLNVEIIALPLNTSADAQLVTQSLLNKNIDAFFANPDNTVFASFETIQKNCDQKNVPIFTSEAGLVKRGAVAAFGADIYLWGYQAGEQAAQYLKTHKTDGIKAEMVKIRKRVYNPAAAKKYNIIIPPNFEPVK; encoded by the coding sequence ATGAAGTTTATCAAATACATTTCTGCCGCCTTTTTGCTTGTTGCCCTTGTATCATGTAAACCTAAAACCAAAAGCATGCAGGTGCCGGTAGTTGGTTTTGTGGATGCCTTTGAAGATGCCACCATATCGCAGGCCCGCACCGGTTTTACCGATGCTTTAAAAAAGAATGGTTTTAGCGAAGAAAAGAAAACCGTACAAATAGAATATAGTAATGCCCAGGGCGATATCCCTACACTTACGCAGATAGTTAATCATTTTGTATCTGATAATGTGGATCTGTTAGCCACCTGTACTACATTATCAACCGTTACGGCTCTCCAAAAAACAAAAACCATCCCGGTTTTTGCGATGGTTTCGCCCACGCCCGAACGTATGAAAGTGCTGGATGCAAACGGAAAAGGCCCTGCTAATCTGCTTGGTGCACTTGAAGAGTTGAATTATATTGATACCTCATTCACTATTATTCCCAAACTGCTTAAACCAAAAGAGGCTAAGCTGGTGATTGGCATGATCTACAACCAGTCGGAACCGCAATCTGCCGATGCGTTGGAGCGAATCAAATCACTTGCAGCTAAACTTAATGTAGAGATCATTGCCCTGCCGCTTAATACATCGGCCGATGCACAACTGGTAACTCAGTCATTGCTCAACAAAAACATCGACGCCTTTTTTGCCAACCCCGATAATACGGTTTTCGCTTCTTTCGAAACCATTCAAAAAAACTGCGACCAAAAAAACGTTCCCATTTTTACCAGCGAAGCGGGTTTGGTTAAACGTGGTGCCGTGGCTGCTTTTGGTGCCGATATTTACCTTTGGGGCTACCAGGCCGGCGAACAGGCGGCTCAATATCTTAAAACGCATAAAACCGATGGTATCAAGGCCGAAATGGTGAAGATCAGGAAGCGGGTTTATAATCCGGCTGCTGCCAAAAAATATAACATCATCATTCCGCCAAATTTCGAGCCTGTAAAATAA
- a CDS encoding ABC transporter permease, which produces MDFYLTALLQGLCFSAIALGIYISMKIFNIPDITTDGSYTLGGVVTAVLLTNHQPAYVILPAVVLAGATAGALTGIIHTKLKINALLAGILVMTALYSVNLSILGRSNLPLINLPSLFTLINIAADPNQNTFWILAAFVIVITLMMGYLLKTDFGIAMRATGNSESMIRALGVNTDRMKIMGLALANALTALSGYLVAQFQGFADISMGIGIVIVGLGSVIIAETLINWFKITSVWLSLALVLAGAVIFQLVLALTLSAGVDPKLLKIVTAGFVLAIVSLPRLSLLRSS; this is translated from the coding sequence ATGGATTTCTACCTTACCGCTTTACTGCAGGGCCTTTGCTTTTCGGCCATAGCGCTGGGGATTTATATATCCATGAAAATTTTTAACATCCCGGATATAACAACCGATGGCAGTTACACCCTTGGTGGTGTGGTTACGGCAGTTTTGCTCACCAATCATCAGCCAGCTTATGTTATTTTACCGGCTGTAGTTTTGGCAGGTGCAACTGCAGGAGCTTTAACAGGAATTATCCACACCAAACTTAAAATAAACGCATTGCTGGCGGGTATTTTAGTTATGACGGCGCTTTACTCAGTTAACCTTTCTATTTTAGGCCGCTCAAACCTGCCGTTAATAAATTTGCCATCATTGTTTACGTTAATTAACATTGCGGCCGATCCCAATCAAAATACCTTCTGGATTCTTGCTGCTTTTGTTATCGTGATAACATTAATGATGGGCTATCTGCTTAAAACCGATTTTGGTATTGCCATGCGGGCTACCGGTAACAGCGAAAGTATGATCAGGGCACTGGGTGTAAATACCGACCGGATGAAAATCATGGGCCTGGCGCTGGCCAATGCCCTTACCGCGCTAAGTGGTTACCTGGTGGCTCAGTTTCAGGGTTTTGCAGATATCAGCATGGGGATAGGTATTGTTATAGTGGGATTGGGTTCTGTGATCATCGCCGAAACGCTTATCAACTGGTTTAAAATTACTTCAGTTTGGTTAAGTCTGGCGTTGGTTTTGGCCGGAGCCGTTATATTTCAGCTGGTATTGGCGCTTACCTTATCGGCCGGGGTTGATCCTAAATTGTTGAAGATAGTTACGGCAGGTTTTGTACTGGCTATTGTTAGCTTACCACGTTTATCCTTATTAAGATCATCATGA
- a CDS encoding ATP-binding protein — MEKLKQIIGYGKPDLSLENKLFNALSLFICVSTIFSMFTNIFLCLSYKLVLVQVFVALMSGWAFYRSRYVRFREDVTVIYICFGLAAVIPGWFYNGGLNGSTTQSGIFLILLITLLVKKRYHYIFIGALIAIFLGCYYLEKHVPGLVQSYSQEARENDLITSAIANVLIVGVLIGFIKRSHESDKNALIRKSTELESSQIELSASRDQAEAATFAKSNFLANMSHEIRTPLNGIIGTAQLLSRTNLQPDQLELLQTLQSSSNLLINIISDILDISKIEADKLVLQPLATNLRTCIKTVIEITEPAIKSSNKALNLSYHVDDNVAGYVIVDNGRLQQILVNLIGNAIKFTDEGAVKLTVSASEVKDNTQSITFSVKDDGIGISEEALAQLFKPFTQVNTSALRKYGGTGLGLSICKKLVELMHGTIWAESKEAEGSVFSFTLPLTVTSSAAEHEAKPAADKKEFKYRPLHILLAEDNKMNQLIARKIFKKVGYDIDIAENGRAAVNMVEQGNYDLVFMDIQMPEMDGLQATRHIIRKHGKAAPPIIAMTANVLSENERECSQAGMKDFVSKPFTFERVEDIIQKWTLAPVSEN, encoded by the coding sequence ATGGAAAAACTGAAACAAATTATTGGCTACGGTAAGCCTGATTTGTCGCTGGAGAATAAGCTGTTCAACGCGCTCTCCCTGTTTATCTGCGTAAGCACGATATTTTCCATGTTTACTAATATTTTCCTGTGTTTAAGCTATAAACTTGTACTTGTACAGGTGTTTGTGGCATTAATGTCGGGCTGGGCTTTTTACCGTAGCCGCTATGTAAGGTTCAGGGAGGATGTTACCGTCATTTATATATGCTTCGGTTTGGCTGCGGTTATTCCGGGCTGGTTTTACAACGGCGGTCTTAATGGTTCAACCACACAATCGGGCATCTTTTTAATTTTACTCATCACTCTGCTGGTTAAAAAGCGATATCACTATATTTTTATAGGTGCGCTGATCGCTATATTTCTGGGCTGTTATTATCTCGAAAAACATGTTCCGGGCTTAGTGCAGTCTTATAGCCAGGAGGCAAGGGAAAACGACCTTATTACATCGGCCATTGCAAACGTATTAATTGTTGGGGTATTGATTGGCTTTATTAAAAGGAGCCACGAATCAGACAAAAATGCACTCATCCGCAAGAGTACCGAACTGGAGTCTTCGCAGATCGAACTGTCGGCCTCGCGCGACCAGGCCGAAGCGGCCACCTTTGCCAAATCCAACTTTCTGGCTAATATGAGCCATGAGATTCGCACGCCGCTTAATGGTATTATTGGTACGGCCCAATTGTTATCCCGCACCAATTTGCAGCCCGACCAGCTCGAACTGCTTCAAACCCTGCAATCAAGCAGCAACCTGTTAATCAATATCATCAGCGATATACTGGATATATCAAAAATAGAAGCCGATAAGCTTGTGCTGCAGCCCCTGGCCACCAATTTGCGCACCTGCATTAAAACGGTTATCGAAATCACCGAGCCCGCCATTAAATCATCCAATAAAGCCTTAAACCTGAGTTATCATGTTGATGATAATGTTGCCGGTTATGTAATAGTAGATAATGGCCGCTTACAACAGATCCTGGTGAACCTGATAGGCAATGCCATTAAATTTACCGACGAGGGGGCCGTTAAACTCACTGTAAGCGCCTCCGAAGTTAAGGATAATACGCAAAGCATTACATTCAGCGTAAAAGATGATGGTATTGGCATAAGTGAAGAGGCGCTTGCCCAGTTATTTAAACCATTTACCCAGGTAAATACTTCGGCCCTGCGTAAATACGGCGGTACTGGCTTAGGCTTGTCGATATGCAAAAAACTGGTTGAATTGATGCACGGTACCATCTGGGCCGAAAGCAAGGAAGCCGAGGGATCGGTATTTAGCTTTACGCTGCCCTTAACTGTAACATCTTCGGCTGCCGAGCATGAGGCTAAACCCGCAGCCGATAAAAAAGAATTTAAATACCGGCCGCTGCACATTTTATTGGCCGAGGATAATAAGATGAACCAGCTTATTGCCCGTAAAATATTTAAAAAGGTAGGTTATGATATAGATATTGCCGAAAATGGCAGGGCGGCCGTTAACATGGTTGAGCAAGGAAATTATGATCTTGTATTTATGGATATCCAGATGCCCGAGATGGACGGTTTACAAGCTACCCGACACATCATCCGCAAACACGGCAAAGCTGCCCCTCCGATAATAGCCATGACAGCCAATGTTTTGAGCGAAAACGAACGCGAATGCTCGCAGGCCGGCATGAAAGATTTTGTAAGCAAGCCTTTTACATTCGAACGTGTTGAGGACATTATCCAGAAATGGACACTGGCCCCGGTATCCGAAAATTAA
- a CDS encoding aldo/keto reductase, with translation MEQRELGKSEILTAPLIFGGNVFGWTVKGNDTSVLLDAFLDAGFNTIDTADVYSRWVEGNKGGESETEIGKWLKQSGKRDKVIIATKVGSEMDSTKKGLKKDYIIKAAEDSLKRLQTDYIDLYQTHYDDPSTPVEETLRAYDQLVQDGKVRAIGTSNMSVERLHESLKVSVEKGLIAYQSLQPEYNLFDREKYETTYEPFIREKNIGIIPYFSLASGFLSGKYRSEADLQGSSRAGMVKKYLNERGFRILAALDEAAAQYGVSQSAIALAWLIARPGITAPIVSATNLNQLNEFARAAGLNLSSETIEALNTASAY, from the coding sequence ATGGAACAACGTGAATTAGGTAAATCCGAAATATTAACCGCGCCGCTAATTTTTGGCGGAAACGTATTTGGGTGGACCGTTAAAGGTAACGATACCTCTGTTTTGCTCGACGCTTTTTTGGATGCCGGTTTCAACACCATTGATACCGCCGATGTATACTCGCGCTGGGTTGAGGGAAATAAAGGCGGCGAATCTGAAACCGAAATAGGCAAATGGCTAAAGCAAAGCGGCAAACGCGATAAGGTGATCATAGCCACTAAAGTAGGCTCGGAAATGGACTCGACTAAAAAAGGGCTTAAAAAGGATTACATTATCAAAGCCGCCGAAGATTCATTAAAAAGGTTGCAAACGGATTATATCGATTTATACCAAACTCACTATGATGATCCTTCAACACCGGTAGAGGAAACCCTGCGCGCTTACGACCAGTTGGTACAGGATGGTAAGGTGCGCGCAATTGGTACATCCAATATGTCTGTCGAACGCCTGCACGAGTCGTTGAAAGTGAGTGTGGAGAAAGGCTTGATCGCTTATCAATCCCTGCAACCCGAGTATAACCTGTTCGACAGGGAGAAATACGAAACTACATATGAGCCTTTTATCAGGGAAAAGAATATTGGCATTATCCCTTATTTTTCGTTAGCCAGCGGATTTTTGAGTGGAAAATACCGGTCGGAAGCCGATTTGCAGGGTAGCAGCAGGGCCGGTATGGTAAAAAAATATTTAAATGAACGCGGATTCAGGATTTTAGCTGCGCTTGATGAGGCAGCTGCGCAATATGGTGTAAGCCAGTCGGCAATAGCGTTGGCCTGGTTAATTGCAAGGCCAGGCATTACGGCACCTATAGTTAGCGCAACCAACCTCAACCAGCTTAACGAATTTGCCAGAGCTGCCGGTTTAAACCTGAGTAGCGAGACGATCGAAGCTTTAAACACAGCAAGCGCTTACTAA
- the hscA gene encoding Fe-S protein assembly chaperone HscA, which translates to MAKVSINLATGSLQKEEIIVGIDLGTTNSLVAFINPDKNPQVINDAGKGVLVPSVVHFGTTGDVLVGNEAKEFLITDPQNTIFSVKRLLGRSYHDIENYKDFFSYKVIDDDTESLVKIKVGDKFYTPIELSALILKELKARAEHALKTPVNRAVITVPAYFNDSQRQATRDAGKLAGLDVLRIVNEPTAASLAYGIGLNPEETKTIAVYDLGGGTFDVSILQIQNGIFEVLSTNGDTFLGGDDFDRIIVDYWIEKNQLEKAEVLTNTELAQQLRLKAEEAKKAFAHQSLVNEKIGDIWCTLDRTTFEELILPKVQQTITSCQNALNDAKLTINQIDEVVMVGGSTRTALVKRMVAEFFGRPVHDDVNPDEVVALGAAIQADILAGNRKDILLLDVTPLSLGIETMGGLMDVIIPRNSKVPTKGGRQYTTSIDGQVNMKIAVYQGERDLIKENRKLAEFDLKGIPAMPAGFPKVDINFLLNADGILTIQAIELRSGVKQQVEVKPTYGITDEQVEQMLMDSITHAKEDVSQRMLIEARTEGEQMVYTVERFMQKHAAYLSITEISDTTKLVSKLKEALTSGDKDLILKTIDEVNEFTRPFAERLMDQAIATAMKGKSIE; encoded by the coding sequence ATGGCTAAAGTTTCTATCAACCTGGCAACAGGCTCATTGCAAAAAGAAGAGATCATTGTAGGGATCGATCTGGGCACCACTAATTCATTGGTAGCTTTTATCAACCCTGATAAAAACCCGCAGGTAATAAATGATGCCGGCAAGGGCGTATTGGTGCCCTCGGTTGTTCATTTTGGTACTACCGGCGATGTTTTGGTAGGCAATGAGGCCAAAGAGTTTTTAATAACTGATCCGCAAAATACAATCTTCTCGGTAAAGCGCCTGTTGGGTAGAAGCTACCACGATATTGAAAATTACAAAGACTTTTTTAGCTATAAAGTTATTGATGATGACACCGAAAGCCTGGTAAAAATAAAGGTTGGCGATAAGTTTTACACACCTATCGAGCTTTCGGCCCTGATATTAAAAGAGCTTAAGGCCCGTGCCGAACACGCGCTTAAAACACCGGTAAACCGTGCAGTGATCACCGTACCTGCCTATTTTAACGATTCGCAACGCCAGGCCACCCGCGATGCCGGTAAACTTGCAGGCCTGGATGTTTTGCGTATTGTTAACGAACCCACTGCGGCCAGCTTAGCTTATGGCATCGGTTTAAATCCCGAAGAAACCAAAACTATAGCAGTATACGATTTGGGTGGTGGTACTTTCGATGTTTCTATCCTGCAAATTCAAAACGGTATATTTGAGGTGCTATCAACCAACGGCGATACTTTTTTAGGTGGGGATGATTTTGACCGCATTATAGTTGACTACTGGATTGAGAAAAACCAATTGGAGAAAGCCGAAGTATTAACCAATACCGAGCTTGCACAGCAGTTGCGCTTAAAAGCCGAAGAAGCTAAAAAAGCTTTCGCTCACCAAAGCCTTGTAAATGAAAAAATTGGCGACATCTGGTGTACGCTTGATCGTACCACTTTTGAAGAACTGATACTACCTAAAGTACAGCAAACCATTACCAGCTGTCAAAATGCGCTTAACGATGCCAAATTAACTATCAATCAAATTGATGAGGTAGTAATGGTTGGCGGATCAACCCGTACCGCGCTGGTTAAACGCATGGTTGCCGAGTTTTTTGGCCGACCGGTGCACGATGACGTTAACCCGGATGAGGTGGTTGCTTTAGGTGCAGCCATACAAGCAGATATTTTGGCCGGTAACCGTAAAGATATTTTATTGCTGGATGTTACCCCGCTTTCGTTAGGTATCGAAACTATGGGCGGGCTGATGGATGTGATCATCCCCCGCAACTCCAAAGTGCCAACCAAGGGCGGCAGACAATATACCACATCGATAGACGGCCAGGTAAACATGAAAATTGCAGTTTACCAGGGCGAACGCGACCTGATTAAAGAAAACCGTAAACTGGCCGAGTTTGATTTGAAAGGCATCCCGGCTATGCCTGCGGGTTTCCCTAAAGTAGATATCAACTTTTTATTGAATGCTGATGGTATCCTCACTATACAGGCTATCGAACTACGCTCGGGCGTTAAACAACAGGTTGAGGTAAAACCAACCTACGGCATTACCGACGAACAGGTTGAACAAATGCTGATGGACAGCATCACCCACGCTAAAGAGGATGTAAGCCAGCGTATGCTTATTGAGGCACGTACCGAGGGTGAGCAGATGGTTTATACCGTTGAGCGCTTTATGCAAAAACATGCCGCTTATTTATCCATCACCGAAATTAGTGATACAACCAAACTGGTAAGCAAGCTAAAAGAAGCATTAACCAGCGGCGATAAAGACCTGATACTGAAAACCATTGACGAGGTAAACGAATTTACCCGCCCATTTGCCGAACGCCTGATGGACCAGGCCATTGCCACCGCTATGAAAGGCAAGAGCATTGAATAG